The Zerene cesonia ecotype Mississippi chromosome 14, Zerene_cesonia_1.1, whole genome shotgun sequence genome window below encodes:
- the LOC119831758 gene encoding glycine-rich cell wall structural protein-like, with protein sequence MKTILSIALLLCVCLAYASALPSPSQANAQPAEVLQPEESHWGGGWRGGYGGYGGYGGYGGFGGYGGGYGHGGGWGHGGGWGGRGWGGHGGWGR encoded by the exons ATGAAAACA atTCTGTCTATCGCTCTGCTGTTGTGCGTGTGCCTGGCATACGCATCTGCGTTGCCAAGCCCATCCCAGGCTAACGCCCAACCCGCTGAGGTGTTACAGCCTGAGGAGTCCCACTGGGGCGGTGGCTGGAGGGGTGGATACGGAGGATACGGAGGTTACGGAGGTTACGGAGGTTTCGGAGGGTACGGAGGCGGTTATGGCCATGGAGGTGGTTGGGGACACGGAGGAGGATGGGGCGGCAGAGGTTGGGGCGGCCACGGAGGCTGGGGACGCTAA